In one Myxosarcina sp. GI1 genomic region, the following are encoded:
- a CDS encoding response regulator transcription factor gives MLSLELERAASESELAQKNRILLVEDEELIGEMIEVALQAEGYEVKKVRDGRAALNLLQNPDSSETKLATDLIILDLMLPEVNGLDICRLLRYQGDITPILVISAKSSETDRVLGLEVGADDYLTKPFSMRELVARCRALLRRQRYSNLSSTPVQKYRDISLFPQECRVLVRGTEVNLSPKEFRLLELFMSYPRRVWSREQLIEQVWGPDFLGDTKTVDVHIRWLREKLELEPSQPEYLITVRGFGYRFG, from the coding sequence ATGCTATCTCTAGAACTCGAACGCGCTGCTTCTGAATCCGAATTAGCTCAGAAAAACCGCATCTTATTAGTAGAAGATGAAGAATTAATCGGAGAAATGATCGAGGTCGCGCTACAGGCAGAAGGTTATGAAGTTAAAAAGGTTAGGGATGGACGTGCTGCTTTGAATTTGCTGCAAAATCCCGACTCTTCTGAAACTAAGCTAGCTACCGATTTAATTATTCTCGATTTAATGTTGCCCGAGGTTAACGGATTGGATATCTGCCGTTTATTGCGTTATCAAGGAGATATTACCCCGATTTTGGTAATCAGTGCCAAAAGCAGTGAAACAGACCGCGTTTTAGGTTTAGAAGTAGGAGCAGATGACTATTTAACTAAACCTTTTAGTATGCGCGAACTAGTTGCTCGTTGTCGCGCGCTATTGCGTCGCCAGAGATACAGCAATTTATCCTCAACTCCAGTCCAAAAATATCGAGATATCAGTCTCTTTCCCCAGGAGTGTCGGGTATTAGTTCGAGGCACCGAAGTCAATTTATCACCTAAAGAATTTCGGCTATTGGAGCTATTTATGAGTTATCCGCGCCGAGTATGGTCGCGAGAGCAGTTAATCGAGCAGGTTTGGGGACCTGATTTTTTGGGAGATACTAAAACAGTAGACGTTCATATTCGCTGGCTGCGCGAAAAGCTGGAATTAGAACCGAGCCAGCCAGAATATCTTATAACCGTACGCGGTTTTGGATATCGTTTTGGTTAA
- a CDS encoding cysteine desulfurase family protein → MQIYLDRSATTKPRPEAIALAQQVMSQQWGNPSSLHGWGQQAATRLEAARIQVASSIHAAPESIVFTSGGTEADNLAILGIVRKYQTPQHIIISSVEHSAIAKPVEILERQGWQITRLPVNCQGRVEPLDLQAAIRSNTVLVSIIYGQSEVGTLQPIDRLARIARARGIPFHTDAVQVAGCLPINVEQLGVDLLSLSGHKIYGIKGAGALYVRSGIELVPLLSGGGQELELRSGTQAVPAIAALGIAAELAAAEMSAEVPRLMALRDRLFDRLADCTCLIPTGDRLYRLPHHVSFVLSDRLAASDVTGKTIVRQLNLAGIGISAGAACHSGKLNPSPILLAMGYSEATAKRGIRLTIDRETTTADIDWTAMVLKQILSRLMPLVCC, encoded by the coding sequence ATGCAAATTTATCTCGATCGCAGCGCGACTACCAAACCCCGTCCAGAGGCGATCGCGCTAGCGCAACAAGTTATGAGCCAACAATGGGGCAATCCTTCGAGTTTGCATGGGTGGGGGCAACAGGCAGCAACACGATTAGAAGCTGCTAGAATTCAGGTAGCTAGCTCGATCCACGCTGCACCCGAATCAATTGTTTTTACTTCTGGCGGAACCGAAGCAGACAATCTAGCCATTTTGGGGATAGTACGAAAATATCAAACACCCCAACACATTATTATTTCTAGCGTCGAACATTCGGCGATCGCCAAACCAGTAGAAATCTTAGAGCGGCAAGGTTGGCAGATAACCAGACTGCCCGTCAATTGTCAAGGTAGAGTAGAACCGTTAGATTTACAAGCCGCCATCCGTTCTAATACAGTTCTGGTTTCCATAATTTACGGACAGAGTGAAGTGGGAACGCTACAGCCAATCGATCGTTTAGCTCGAATTGCTCGCGCCAGGGGAATTCCTTTTCATACCGATGCGGTACAGGTAGCAGGCTGTTTGCCCATAAATGTAGAGCAGTTGGGAGTCGATTTGTTGTCTCTGTCGGGACATAAAATATATGGCATTAAAGGTGCGGGTGCGCTGTACGTTCGTTCTGGGATCGAGCTAGTACCGCTTTTAAGTGGAGGCGGTCAAGAATTAGAACTGCGGTCGGGAACTCAGGCAGTACCCGCGATCGCCGCTCTGGGCATCGCTGCCGAACTGGCTGCTGCGGAAATGAGTGCAGAAGTACCCAGATTGATGGCGTTACGCGATCGCCTATTCGATCGCCTAGCCGATTGTACTTGTTTGATACCTACGGGAGATCGCCTGTATCGTCTTCCCCATCACGTCAGTTTTGTTTTGAGCGATCGCTTGGCAGCTAGTGATGTAACTGGTAAAACTATAGTGCGACAGCTAAATCTGGCAGGAATTGGCATCAGTGCTGGTGCTGCCTGTCATAGCGGAAAATTAAATCCCAGTCCCATTTTGTTGGCAATGGGCTATAGCGAAGCAACCGCCAAACGAGGAATTCGTTTGACAATCGATCGCGAAACTACTACAGCCGATATTGACTGGACAGCAATGGTACTCAAGCAGATCTTGAGTCGTTTAATGCCATTAGTATGTTGTTAA